A single genomic interval of Gemmatimonas aurantiaca harbors:
- a CDS encoding DUF1289 domain-containing protein, translating into MAEPVNSPIDAMEEWPVESPCIKVCRLDLDDRCYGCGRTLDDIRRWSSMTLEERRAVNRRIGFRGHKRA; encoded by the coding sequence ATGGCAGAGCCCGTGAATTCGCCCATCGATGCGATGGAGGAGTGGCCGGTGGAGTCGCCGTGCATCAAGGTGTGCCGGCTGGATCTCGACGACCGGTGTTATGGCTGTGGCCGGACGCTGGACGATATCCGGCGGTGGTCCTCGATGACGCTGGAAGAACGACGGGCGGTGAATCGGCGGATCGGATTTCGTGGGCACAAACGTGCGTGA
- a CDS encoding CHAT domain-containing protein yields MRFSRLLFLALLALSACQDKTPQHRLEGLSWGIPVALSTGGGRDCDHFVFADTTTVTAADCGSTTRRDDAAATSRLTALAVDLGPELPQNANTAPANLEVVHTRGLIDLWYGVSNDTVLARAVSTLQEASRDPRAGSDIWSDISAALLLRYRRHGDGMDLLTALDAAEHALVIEPTSAAAAWNSALASTWIGLRRTQESAWARYEKVSGRPRPTIDLGDDDIMRSPGHNARRARWLDFTREYVWRTVAPAWGRAWLADDAEGTAKALAELDTIVRASHDPDRHHSPRAVQQVVLTTVDTTARRELAEGFVAYGEYWAHFYLSEFTQADSALARMKRQHAFMKAFPAWTWYLGPLLLTQRSAPEEARKVLATQGPRYATDEYPWVKRRVAWLDALVKLVTREQAQARELFITLEQECLAADDEECAVAVPAMRVGAENQMGNLHAAALSGLRAARRAARQPIVIRSWGAFGQLQRGVELNRLSYAAAAMTEETEFLAARTLRPSTRLDNAYRRAQEAISRTEYALPSARKRAIALAQSAVEHAARVAAESPPSIRAASTDFAQELSAQMELLQSKPDMQAVLSYLDSALRVAQQKPNANRLLSLRQLRGRARLRAGDTTAAQLELDSVLTAYRARGTRDATVFAESRLVAMMSNAREQLVRSLLHQQRANAALAVASGLSLVDSLGYTRSPSSPAASSWLAVRQIGDSVLLFTRPPESPGTVRIDLSPITTRTLQSLVTRTDDEALSVMYDALIAPWQRRLSALPKHDAAPRLVLDVQGIATRVPWPALHAKQQGVASLPASLRYLVDDYEIVLTPSRRIATIQLTERTVHPSRTLIIDAAPRLGASRLPGAIQEVATLRTIWGAYARVVSTATAEHADLQQAMQSADIVHFAGHAIIDNEIPEQSALRIPTTTGDSLFRASALSTYRLPDVQLMILAACDTRVGRVTPLSGLESLAGVLHRAGVHNVIAAGWPIDDDATVVLMQKLHEALRSGVSPVSALRQAQLALRHDPDPTRNTPSVWAAFQILSRGEQ; encoded by the coding sequence ATGCGATTTTCCCGGCTCCTGTTCCTCGCGCTGCTCGCGCTCTCCGCCTGTCAGGACAAGACCCCCCAGCATCGACTGGAAGGTCTGTCCTGGGGAATTCCCGTGGCGCTGTCCACCGGCGGCGGCCGGGACTGCGATCACTTCGTTTTTGCGGATACCACGACAGTGACGGCGGCCGACTGCGGCAGCACCACGCGGCGGGACGATGCGGCCGCCACCAGCCGCCTGACGGCGCTGGCCGTCGACCTCGGCCCGGAACTTCCTCAGAATGCCAACACCGCCCCGGCAAACCTGGAAGTCGTGCACACCCGCGGGCTGATCGACCTCTGGTACGGCGTGAGCAACGACACCGTGTTGGCGCGAGCGGTGTCCACACTCCAGGAGGCTTCGCGCGACCCACGCGCTGGTTCCGACATCTGGTCTGATATATCTGCTGCGTTGTTGCTGCGCTACAGGCGTCATGGTGATGGCATGGATCTGCTGACAGCACTGGATGCCGCCGAACATGCCCTGGTGATCGAACCGACCTCTGCGGCAGCGGCATGGAACAGTGCGCTCGCGTCGACCTGGATCGGCTTGCGTCGCACGCAGGAATCGGCCTGGGCGCGGTACGAGAAGGTGAGCGGACGCCCGCGCCCCACGATCGATCTGGGCGACGACGACATCATGCGCAGCCCCGGTCACAACGCCCGGCGGGCTCGATGGCTCGATTTCACCCGGGAGTACGTCTGGCGCACGGTGGCGCCGGCATGGGGCCGCGCCTGGCTGGCCGACGACGCCGAAGGCACGGCCAAGGCACTCGCGGAGCTGGACACGATCGTTCGTGCCAGCCACGACCCCGACCGGCACCATTCTCCCCGCGCCGTGCAGCAGGTCGTACTGACCACCGTGGACACCACGGCCCGCCGTGAACTCGCCGAAGGGTTCGTGGCGTATGGCGAGTACTGGGCGCACTTCTATCTGTCGGAGTTCACGCAGGCGGACTCCGCGCTGGCGCGGATGAAACGCCAGCACGCGTTCATGAAAGCGTTCCCGGCATGGACGTGGTATCTCGGGCCGCTGCTGCTGACACAACGCAGCGCACCCGAGGAGGCGCGGAAGGTGCTGGCCACGCAGGGTCCCCGATACGCCACGGATGAATACCCGTGGGTGAAACGTCGGGTGGCCTGGCTCGACGCACTCGTGAAGCTGGTCACGCGTGAGCAGGCGCAGGCGCGCGAGCTGTTCATCACGCTCGAGCAGGAATGCCTGGCCGCCGATGACGAAGAGTGTGCCGTGGCGGTGCCGGCCATGCGGGTGGGTGCGGAGAATCAGATGGGAAATCTCCACGCCGCGGCGCTCAGCGGGTTGCGGGCAGCCCGTCGTGCCGCTCGTCAACCGATCGTCATACGAAGCTGGGGCGCGTTCGGACAGTTGCAGCGGGGTGTCGAGCTCAATCGCCTATCATATGCGGCCGCGGCCATGACCGAGGAAACCGAATTCCTCGCTGCGCGGACACTGCGTCCGAGTACCCGCCTCGACAACGCCTACCGTCGGGCGCAGGAAGCCATTTCACGCACAGAGTACGCATTGCCCTCGGCGCGTAAGAGGGCCATTGCTCTCGCGCAAAGCGCGGTGGAACATGCGGCGCGGGTAGCCGCCGAAAGTCCGCCCAGCATTCGTGCCGCCTCAACGGATTTTGCCCAGGAGCTTTCCGCTCAGATGGAGCTCTTGCAGAGCAAACCGGACATGCAGGCGGTCCTGTCGTATCTGGATTCTGCGTTACGCGTAGCGCAGCAGAAACCCAATGCCAATCGCCTGCTTTCTCTCCGGCAACTGCGGGGACGGGCCCGACTGCGCGCGGGAGACACCACGGCCGCCCAACTGGAACTCGACAGCGTGCTGACCGCCTATCGCGCGCGTGGCACACGTGACGCCACGGTGTTTGCCGAGTCGCGGCTGGTGGCGATGATGAGCAACGCACGGGAACAGTTGGTCCGATCTCTGCTCCATCAGCAACGGGCCAATGCGGCACTTGCCGTAGCCAGTGGATTGTCGCTGGTCGATTCGCTGGGCTACACCAGGTCGCCATCATCACCGGCCGCATCTTCGTGGCTGGCCGTGCGACAGATCGGGGACTCGGTGCTGTTGTTCACCAGGCCTCCGGAGTCGCCGGGCACGGTCCGGATCGATCTGTCGCCAATCACGACCCGGACACTGCAGTCATTGGTCACCCGCACCGACGACGAGGCGCTGTCGGTCATGTACGACGCCCTGATCGCGCCGTGGCAACGGAGATTGTCGGCTCTCCCGAAGCACGATGCGGCTCCCCGCCTCGTGCTAGATGTCCAGGGCATCGCCACGCGTGTTCCCTGGCCCGCGCTGCATGCGAAGCAGCAAGGCGTGGCATCACTCCCGGCATCACTCCGCTATCTCGTCGACGATTACGAAATCGTTCTTACCCCATCCCGTCGGATCGCGACCATCCAACTGACGGAACGTACGGTCCATCCATCACGCACACTGATCATCGACGCCGCACCACGCCTGGGAGCTTCGCGCCTGCCAGGCGCTATACAGGAAGTGGCGACACTACGCACCATCTGGGGAGCGTATGCGCGCGTCGTGTCGACGGCCACTGCGGAGCATGCCGACTTGCAACAGGCCATGCAGTCGGCCGACATCGTGCACTTTGCCGGACATGCGATCATCGACAATGAGATTCCGGAACAATCGGCGCTGCGTATTCCCACCACCACGGGGGATTCATTGTTCCGGGCGAGCGCGCTGAGCACGTATCGCCTGCCCGATGTGCAACTCATGATCCTCGCCGCCTGCGACACCCGTGTGGGTCGTGTTACGCCTTTGAGTGGATTGGAGTCCTTGGCGGGTGTGTTGCATCGCGCCGGAGTTCACAATGTCATCGCGGCCGGCTGGCCGATCGATGACGATGCCACGGTCGTCCTCATGCAGAAGCTGCACGAGGCCCTGCGCTCCGGCGTATCCCCCGTATCGGCATTGCGGCAGGCCCAGCTTGCCCTGCGCCAT